The Lathyrus oleraceus cultivar Zhongwan6 chromosome 5, CAAS_Psat_ZW6_1.0, whole genome shotgun sequence genome includes the window AGTTTAATTACAAAGATCTTTTAGCGTATACAGAATTTACAGCTTTACAAATAGTGATATAGCTAAGCTTTTATATTTAGCATGAATAGTATCTATCTCCCCCAACAAACTATTACTACATTCTTGCATTAAGTTGTTCCAGTAGAAAACTAACTGCCTTGATATCCTTTTAGCTCAAGAATGCGATATTTAATCTCCTTGTTAAACAGAACCTTAGGTTCTAGGCCGTGATCTGAAATGCACCGTAGAACAGTTTTCAGACTAGCAATTTCTCGATCTCTCGCCTTATCCTGAGTTCAAGTTCATAGTTATCATGCAAGGGTATGTATGAAAATGGAATGTTTCataaaatataatttaaataagaaaaattaaAGAACCTTGATTTCATTGGAGTTGTTGTTCTGGCAACTGGTCTCACATATCTGTTTGGCATTCCGGACGTGTTCTTGCAAGAGATCAACTAGTTGATTCTTGTCAGCCAAGTTATATTCACAACTGAATCTAACAGCTCCAACAAATTCCTTCTTCTTGATAAGATTTTCAACAAAATCTGCAAGGTGCAACAAATTTCACATCATCCAAACTTACTATGACAGATACATAAAAAGAAATATATAGGTCATTTGGTTTCTACTAATTACTTTGATATGTATAAACATGCTGATCCATACAACCCTGTAGGAGAAAAAAAACATGGCAAATTTAGATTTCCTAGTTCATACAACAACCATAATATTTGTTTTTCTGTCACTTGCAATAAAACACAAATTTTGCGAAACTGCAAACAACAATCAAGCCTTATCCCACTAAGTGGGGTCGACTACATAGATCAAACTATGCCAGAATGTTCTTCTATCAAAAAACATGTTTCTATCCAATTTATTAATCTCAAGATCTTTTCTAATAGTTTCTCTTATGGTTTTGCAAAACTATATCTACCATAATTGATTAAGTGAGTAAAAAATGGCCCTATCTTAGAGTTCTGCACTATCTCAGAGACTAGCAACTTTAGGTTTTCATAATGATTGCAAAAAGGAATGGCGGGGAAAGTAACAATAGATATAAGCACGTTTGATTTGATAAGTAAAATATCAAAAGCATATACATAAATCAGCATACCAGAAACTTTATTTGCAAAGCCCAGGGTCCTAAACAGCTCCACAGCTATCCTGTGATGAGCAACAAATGCAAAAAGCTCCAAAATTTCATCTTCGATAAAAGAAGTAACCAATCCATAAATTGACAAAAGCAATAGAAAACCAAGAATCGCCAAAGAATTTTCAGTATTTTCTTTCATGTTAGCTTTCAAATCAAGTGCTAGCTTCAATGCTTCTTCTCTAACACAGGGTTTAATATTTGGTGAGATTCTCATCAGTTGTTCTAGTAGATTGATGCGGCTATCATTAATAATCACAACATTGTCTCCTTTCCAGTCACAAAGTGGAATAGTGGGGTTCAGTATTATATCCAAAACAAGTTTTGCTGGATCTGATGATTCTAGCAGATTAACTAAAACATCACTGCAAAGTGACTCAACCCCATCAATTTTCTCACATTTATCCAACTGCAATCCTGTTGCATCAATGGTAGCATTTAATTGATAATCCATATAAGATGTAAATGCATATTTATATAGCAGATCAAGATATTTAAGCTCACTCATATATTGATAGAGGCATCAGTATTCAGTAAGAAAACCATATACTGCGAAAAAATGTAAAACATCTCCTAGATTGAAATGCCTGGGTGACAGAGGAAAGCATTATAGTAACAGTTGTAATCAATGTCAATATAGAACCTGAACCGAATCAGTGGAGATAGTGTTAGATTGATTAATAAACAAAACTAGAAATAGTTGCACTAATAGGACTATTAAGTGCCCCTCGATGTTTGTCAGGATATTGAACCTACACTATTTGCAAGATACCTGAAAATTGAAATTACATTAATCCTTCATTAGCAGTACCATAATATCATAATTAAACCTTAGTCATGGATGAAAAATGCAAGAGTTTTTTGCACCTTTAGCGATTTATAAAATGTACAAGGGTGAAAGATATAACCCAAATTAGTGGGTGTGATAGAAGCTTTTCAACTAGACTAAGACATACAATACTAACATGATTAATTATGCGTGTAATGAATTACGTAGATCAGGTTATAAAAAACATCATTATCGTTAAGAGGAACAACATTAATGAAATTCTTCCACTAAACTAGGTGAATAAGAACATTTACCTGAATCTTTTTCCTCAACAATATATTTTGATAATATTTCATATTGTTTTTCTGTCAACTTAGTCTCTTTTAGTTGTCTATCAATTTTATTCGCCTTTGACTCAAGATCATTGACTTGTCCTCCAAACTGCTTCTCTTTTAAAGTGAGCTCCTTAACCTTTAATTTGAACTTATTCTCTTTTAATTCAAGTTCTTTCCACAATCCTTCAAATTGCTTCTCttttgatttgaagttttgaaATTGGCTTTCAAAATGCTTCTTATTTGATTCAAACTCCTTAACTCGACCATCAAGCTCCTCCTCCTTTAATTTAATGTCCTTCACTCGACCTTCAAGGTCCTCCTCTTTTGATTTAAGGTCCTTCACATGGTCTTCAAGTTCTCTCTCTTTTGATTCAAGTACTTTGCCTTCAAGTTGCTCTATAGACTCAAGCACCTCCATTCCGTTGTTGAAATGCTTCTGTTTTGATTCCAGTTTCTTTACCAACTCCTTCAGGGGCAATTCAAATTCTTTCTTTTTGGATTCAAACTCCTTCACCCGGCCTACAAGTATGTTCTCTTTTGACTCTAACTCATTGAATCGTCTTTCAAACTGCTTTTTTATAGATTCCATCGCCTTTACTTTTCCTTCAAGTTGCTTTTTTGTAGACTCAAACACCTTCACTCGGCCTTCAAATTCATCCTCTTTTGATTCGAGCTCCATAACTCGGCCTTCAAGTTCCTCCTCCTTTAATTTAATGTCCTTCACTTGGCATTCAATTTCCTCCTCTCTTGACTTAATGTCCTTCAATCGACCTTCAAGTTCCTTCTCTTTTGATTTAACCTCCTTCATTTTTCTGTCAAATTGATTTTCTTTTGATTCGAGCTCCATTGCTTGACTCGTGAAATGCTTCTTTTCTGACTCCAACTCTTTCACCCGGCCTTCAAATTCATACTCTTTTGATTCAAACTTCTTCACCCGGCCTTCAAATTCATCCTCTTGTGATTTAAACTCCTTCAACCGGCCATCAAACAGCCTCTCTTTAGACTCAAGTTCCCTAACTCGTTCTTTCATTTGTTTCACTTTTGATATGACCTTCTCCACTTGGATTTTGAAATGCTTCTTATCAGATTCAAGCTCCTTCACTCGGCTTTCATACCGCTTCTCTTTTGACTCAAATTCCTTAATCTGACCTTCAAATCGCATCTTCATTGACTCAAATACCTTCATTTGAGCATGATCATCCTTCATTATTGACATTACCTGTAGTAACTTCTTCTTTTCAGACTCGAATTTTTCTGTTTGTCCGCCAATTAATTTGTTCATTTCATGCAGGTCCTTCTCTTTAGCCTTAAGTTCCAAAGTACATTCAGCAATTTTTTGGGAAAGAGCCTTGAGTTCCCCTTCCTTCCTTCCACATTCCTTATCAATTTTATCAATGACTTGACGAAGTTCAATTTCTTTTGAAATGTTACCCTTGACTTGATTAAGTACTATCTCTTTCGTCTTGAGTTCTTGTGTGCGCTCTCCAATCAAGTCCTCCATCAAATAGAGCTTTCCTTCCTTCACTACAAAATCCTTGATACATTCTTCAATTTTCCCCTGCATTTTGCTGTGAGCTTCTTTAACGCAACTAACTTTCTTATTATTATTTTCAAGCTCTTTGCAGCACTCCTCAATCTCTCTCTTTATGGACTGCAATCTCTTCTCTTCTACTCGCGTCTTCCTTTTTCCTTCCTCAAATAATTTTTCTAACAATGCAAGGTCTTTCTTCAGAGAAGAAAATGACTTATCAGATGATTTTACCGGCCTTACAATTTTATCCGACAAATGAATATCATCTTCACCTTTATCGTGATCATCATACATTGACACCTTTGATTTCTTAACTTTAAAATGCAAGGAATCGCTATCATCAAATAGCCTTTTAACAAACACATCACGTTTATTACTACATTTTCCCAAACTCGCAATCCGAGGAATCCTTGTTGACAAAAGAACATCGTCATCATCATCTTTCAAATCAAAGTCATCGTCACAAAAAACAGGTTCCATCACATCAGAAGTGAGATATTTAACATGTAAATTcccatcatcatcatcaccaccaCAAAATTTCGGCTTAACACAAGCCTCAAAATCCATGGTTCAATTATAGAAACCGGAAAGGCTCAGCAATTACAAACACCGTATAAAATCCTGATAAAAAACCGaaattataaaatatataaatatacaaaaaagttgatttaaaaaaattctaGGTCAAACTGAACCATCAAGTAACACATTGTTACATTTCCAGAAGCAAAATTAAACAATAATCCCTAAGAACAATGGCACAATAATCAGGGTAAAAGTTTGAACAAATATAAATCTAGAGATTTAACAGCTCTAAGATTACGTGATGTTGATTTTTTCTTGAGAAAGCAAAAATGTGATAGATAAATATAAAAAACGCATGAAAAGtaaagagaatgaagaaagagAGTAAAGTTTTGAGATGCttacaataataataataataatagtaataatgagaaaacagagaaaaatagaagatgaaggtgaagggAGAAGAGGAGGGAAATTTTGAGAGTTTGTTACTACTGCTGGAAAGTGTCAGGCGTGGTTAGGTGTGAGAACGGGGTCCC containing:
- the LOC127086982 gene encoding uncharacterized protein LOC127086982 isoform X1; this encodes MDFEACVKPKFCGGDDDDGNLHVKYLTSDVMEPVFCDDDFDLKDDDDDVLLSTRIPRIASLGKCSNKRDVFVKRLFDDSDSLHFKVKKSKVSMYDDHDKGEDDIHLSDKIVRPVKSSDKSFSSLKKDLALLEKLFEEGKRKTRVEEKRLQSIKREIEECCKELENNNKKVSCVKEAHSKMQGKIEECIKDFVVKEGKLYLMEDLIGERTQELKTKEIVLNQVKGNISKEIELRQVIDKIDKECGRKEGELKALSQKIAECTLELKAKEKDLHEMNKLIGGQTEKFESEKKKLLQVMSIMKDDHAQMKVFESMKMRFEGQIKEFESKEKRYESRVKELESDKKHFKIQVEKVISKVKQMKERVRELESKERLFDGRLKEFKSQEDEFEGRVKKFESKEYEFEGRVKELESEKKHFTSQAMELESKENQFDRKMKEVKSKEKELEGRLKDIKSREEEIECQVKDIKLKEEELEGRVMELESKEDEFEGRVKVFESTKKQLEGKVKAMESIKKQFERRFNELESKENILVGRVKEFESKKKEFELPLKELVKKLESKQKHFNNGMEVLESIEQLEGKVLESKERELEDHVKDLKSKEEDLEGRVKDIKLKEEELDGRVKEFESNKKHFESQFQNFKSKEKQFEGLWKELELKENKFKLKVKELTLKEKQFGGQVNDLESKANKIDRQLKETKLTEKQYEILSKYIVEEKDSGLQLDKCEKIDGVESLCSDVLVNLLESSDPAKLVLDIILNPTIPLCDWKGDNVVIINDSRINLLEQLMRISPNIKPCVREEALKLALDLKANMKENTENSLAILGFLLLLSIYGLVTSFIEDEILELFAFVAHHRIAVELFRTLGFANKVSDFVENLIKKKEFVGAVRFSCEYNLADKNQLVDLLQEHVRNAKQICETSCQNNNSNEIKDKARDREIASLKTVLRCISDHGLEPKVLFNKEIKYRILELKGYQGS
- the LOC127086982 gene encoding uncharacterized protein LOC127086982 isoform X2 translates to MDFEACVKPKFCGGDDDDGNLHVKYLTSDVMEPVFCDDDFDLKDDDDDVLLSTRIPRIASLGKCSNKRDVFVKRLFDDSDSLHFKVKKSKVSMYDDHDKGEDDIHLSDKIVRPVKSSDKSFSSLKKDLALLEKLFEEGKRKTRVEEKRLQSIKREIEECCKELENNNKKVSCVKEAHSKMQGKIEECIKDFVVKEGKLYLMEDLIGERTQELKTKEIVLNQVKGNISKEIELRQVIDKIDKECGRKEGELKALSQKIAECTLELKAKEKDLHEMNKLIGGQTEKFESEKKKLLQVMSIMKDDHAQMKVFESMKMRFEGQIKEFESKEKRYESRVKELESDKKHFKIQVEKVISKVKQMKERVRELESKERLFDGRLKEFKSQEDEFEGRVKKFESKEYEFEGRVKELESEKKHFTSQAMELESKENQFDRKMKEVKSKEKELEGRLKDIKSREEEIECQVKDIKLKEEELEGRVMELESKEDEFEGRVKVFESTKKQLEGKVKAMESIKKQFERRFNELESKENILVGRVKEFESKKKEFELPLKELVKKLESKQKHFNNGMEVLESIEQLEGKVLESKERELEDHVKDLKSKEEDLEGRVKDIKLKEEELDGRVKEFESNKKHFESQFQNFKSKEKQFEGLWKELELKENKFKLKVKELTLKEKQFGGQVNDLESKANKIDRQLKETKLTEKQYEILSKYIVEEKDSGLQLDKCEKIDGVESLCSDVLVNLLESSDPAKLVLDIILNPTIPLCDWKGDNVVIINDSRINLLEQLMRISPNIKPCVREEALKLALDLKANMKENTENSLAILGFLLLLSIYGLVTSFIEDEILELFAFVAHHRIAVELFRTLGFANKVSDFVENLIKKKEFVGAVRFSCEYNLADKNQLVDLLQEHVRNAKQICETSCQNNNSNEIKITA